From the genome of Luteitalea sp.:
ACAAGGCCCGCGCGAGGCGGCTCTATCGCCTGCTCCGCAACGCCGCCCTCGACGGTCCCGTGATGACCCCGCGGCTCGTCCGCCTCGCGCTCGGCCCCGCCCCGCAGGGCTGGATCCCGATCGTGGTCGATCAGACGACCATCCGCGGGACGCCAGGCCTGATGGCGGGTGTGCGCGTCGCCCACCGCGTGCTCCCCGTGGCCTTCGTCTGTGACGACGACGCCACCCTGCGCAAGAGCCAACATGTGATCGAGGAGTCGCGGCTTCTCCTGATCGCCGCATGCCTGCCGCCCGGGTGCAAGCCGGTCTTCGTCCTCGATCGCGGCGACGCGCGCGCCTCACTCCTCCGGTACTTGCGCCGGCTGCGGATCCCCGTTGTCCTCCGCGGCCGGGCCACCACCCTGGTGCGCGTCGGCGGCCGGCGCCTCACCCTCGGCCGCTTGCGCCGACGCGCCGGCCAGGCCCGTCGGTACGCCGACGTCGCCTATCAGGACACCGCCCAAGAACCGGTCGATGGCGTCGTCTTTCATGACCGCGCCTTCAAAGAACCGTGGTTCCTCTTGGTCCCCGCTGGCTCTGAGGCCCAGCTGCCCACCGACGACGGCGTGGCCCTCTATCGCGAACGCATGCACATCGAGCTGACCTTCCGCGATGGGAAGACCCCTCTCGGGGTGCGGGGGCTGCGGCTCGAGGTCGATGTGGCCCCGCGCCTCGGGCGCGTGCTGCTCGCCCTCTCGCTGGCCTCTCTCCTCGCGGTGCGGCTCGGCGCCGGCCCCCTGGCGCGCGCGGTGCGTGCGCACGTCGAGGTGGTACGCGGGGCGCCTCGCCCTGGCACGCAGCGCCGGCTCAGCGCCCTCTCCATCGCGATTCTGGCGCTCTCCCTCGCACGCTTCGGGCGCCGCGCTCGCGACGAATTGCATCGCCTGCTCACCGCCTTGGCACGCGGTACCCCCGCCACGGAGATCGCGCGATGACCCGCCTGACCGATCAGCGCAGCCCCGTCGTGTCGTCGCTCCTCGTGTCCCTGCGGTACGCGAACGACACGACCCTCGACGTCGCCTTCCGCGGTGGCGCGATCTCCCGCTACTTCGACGTGCCCCCCCATGATCGTCACGGGCTTGATGACCGCCGCGTCGAAAGGGCGTTCCTTCAACCGGCACATCCGCAGCCACTTTCGCTATCAGCGCGTGGGCTGACCGATCATCTTTACGCCCCGAGCGCCCTGACGGTATCTCCGAACTGGGTCGTGGCATGTCGTAACACTTGCACGAGTGAGACGATACATCAACAGCAACGGGAGCCGTGCGCCGCGAACGGTTCAGCGCTGGCCGGCGGGATTGCGTGGGCCAGCGCCGCCCCGTTGGAGGCCGCGTGATCGGCGAAGAACGTAACACCATGTGCGGGGCCAGACGGCCGCCGAGCTCACGGAGCTCGGCGGGTCGCCACACGTCAGCGCCGCACGTGGTGTTTCCACGCGGCCGACCGGGGCGTGCGGCCCATGCGATCCCGCCGGCCGGCGACATCGACGCGAGCGCGCGGCTGGCGGCCTCTCTCCTTTCACTCCTCAGAGCAGTGGACGCGGCGTCTCCGGGAGGGTCGGGAAAAACTGGGGGGCGGCAAGATCAAACGCCGGCTTGACACGAGTGTCGGTTCCGTAAAACGATATGCCGCGAATCAGCAACAATGTAGTGACATGGTCACTGCTCGGTCGCGCGCTGGTTAGCGGGTGTTGAGAAAACGTTTTCGGCCCGCGCTCCAGATATTTACCAAGCGGCGTGCATGGACGTCGCGAAAGCGAGGACACTCTCGCGGTTTTCTCGAAGGCTGGCGGCGGAAAGGAGCCCCCCATGTCAGCAAGACCAGGGATTGGCGGACTGCTCGGCGCGCTTGCGGCGACGTTCCTGTACGCGGGCACGCTGTCGGCGCAGACGGAGCGCGGCACGATTACCGGCACCGTGACCGACGAGTCGGGTGGAATCGTCATCGGCGCCGAGGTGCGGGCGCTCCATCTCGCCACGAACTTCGAGCGGCCAGCCACGACCTCCGATCAAGGCACCTACACAATTCCCCAGCTCCCGGTTGGCGCCTACGTGGTCATCGTGTCGGCGCAGGGATTTCAGACGACGACGCTCGAGAACGTCGAGGTGACGGCCGGCGCCATCGCGCGCGTCGATGCACAGCTCGCGGTGGGGGCGCTGGAGGATGCCGTGACCGTCTCTGCAGAGGCCAAGCAGATTCAGGTCGACAGCGTGAAGGTGGCGACCGCCATCAGCAACAAGTTCATTCAAGACCTGCCACTCGTCGTTGGTGGTGCGCTGCGATCGCCCCTCGACCTGAGCCTCGTCGCCCCGGAAGCCAAGTCTGGGACGAGCGGCGACGGGGGCCGCGGCAACATTGTCATCGGGGGCGGGCAGGAGGGCGGGTGGGACCTCACGGTGGACGGCGTCTCGTCCACACCGGGGGCCCCCTTCGAACAACGCCTCTGGACGACACTCAACTCGCCCTCGGTCGAGGCGATCACCGAGTTCGCCGTCGACACAAATGGATTCAAGGCGGAGTTCGGCCATGCGGGGGGCGGCGCGGTCAGCTTCGTGTCCCGCTCGGGGACCAACAACTGGCAGGGCAAGGTCTTCGAGTTCTTCCGCGACGACTCACTCGACACGATCGACTATTTCAGCAAGGCCACCGCTCGCGCAGCACGATTTCGGCGGCGTGTTTGGCGGGCCCGTGTGGTTGCCCAAGATCTACAACGGCCGCGACCGGACGTTCTTCTTCGCCTCCTATGAGGGCTACCGCAACAAGACGGCCGCGGCGCCACGGGTTGCGACCATTCCCACGGCCGAGATGTACGAGGGCGACTTCTCGAGCTGGCGAGACGCGAGCGGACGTCTCATTCCGATTTACGATCCCGCCAGCACGCGGCCGAACCCGAACGGGTCCGGGTTCATCCGCGATCCCTTCCCGAACAACCAGATTCCTGTCGAGCGCTTCAGCGAGGTCAGCCGGAACGTCCTCGAGCTGGCCACCATGCGGCCCGATCGACCTGGTGTGCTGAACAACTTCACCTACACGCCCGGCGACCAGATTCAGACGAACCCCTGGAACAAGTTCAGCCTCAAGATCGATCACAATCTGTCGCAGAAGGATCGCCTCGGCTTCCTCTACCACTGGGGCGAAGTGCTCGTCATTCCGCCCGCCGACGGGCCCGGCGGTGGCCTGCCGGTGCCGCTCAACAACTTCCGTGACGAGGATTCGCACACGCACGTATTCCGCATGAACTGGGATCGCGTCATCTCGCCGAGCCTGCTCAACCGGGTCACCGTCGGTCACAACAACTGGTTCCAGCTGCGCGCCTCGTACAACCGGGATCAGGGGTGGGGCAGCCGCATCGGGCTGGAGAACGTGCCCGGACCGGACAAGCTGTTTCCGTTGATCAACTTTTCGGCCGACTATCTCGACTGGGGCCGCTCCGAGTGGGGCGGATCCGGCAATTACCTCTGGGCGATCACGGACGACCTCACGTGGGTACGCTCGAAGCACACATGGAAGTTTGGCTTCACCTTCCAGCAAGACAACTACGATGGCTACGGCTGGCACACCGCCGCTGGCACGTACAACTTCAATCGTGGCGCGACGGCTGGATTCCTCCCCGACGGCACGCTCGACACAACCGGCACTTCCGGCAACGCCTTTGCAAGCTTTCTGCTCGGCGATGTGCAGTCGTCGGATATCACGACGCTGCGCTACGTCTCCGATCGGTGGCGGTACTATGCCGCGTACGCGCAGGACGATTGGCGCCTCAGCGACAAGCTCACGCTCAATTACGGCGTCCGGTACGAGTACACGCCGCCGACCTGGGAGGGGCACTTTCCCGACGGCTATTCCAACTTCAATCCAAACCTGCCCAATCCTGGGGCAGGCGGCCGGCTGGGCGCGTCGGAGTTTGCCGGCGAGGGGCCTGGCCGCACGGGACGGACATCGCTCTACGACGCCTGGCCCTGGGGGCTTCGGCCTGGTCTACAGCGTCAACCCGGACACGGTCGTGCGCCTCAGCGGCGCACGCACGTTCGGCTCGGTGAAGAACACCGGCGGCAGCTCGCATTGGCATGGGTTCATCGGCGGGTACAACGTCACGGCGCCCGGCTTTCCGGAGAGCTCGGCGTTCAACTGGGACAGCGGGTGGCCGGCATGGCCGGAGCCGCCGTTCCTCGTCCCGGAGACGTTGAATGGCAGCAGCATTCCGTACTGGCAGCCGTATGACGCAGGCCGGCTGCCGGAGTACTACAACTGGACGCTGAACGTGCAGCGCCAGCTGCCGGGGCGCTTCGTCGTCGAAGCCGGCTACAACGCGCAGGTAGGACGGCATCTCACGACGAACCTGCTCAGCCTGAACCAGGTGGATCCGGAGATCTTCTACGGCTTCGTCGATCGGTACGGACCGGCGGGTGCGATCACGCTGATGGACTCGCGCCTGGATTCGGCGCTTGCGCGCGAGGCGGGTATCCCATATCCGTATCCCGGCTTCCCTGGCGAGGAGTCGGTGCGACAGGCTCTCCGGCCGTATCCGCAGTATCAGACCATCAACACCGGCGCTGACGGTGGCGATCGCAGCGGGAGGTCGAGCTACCATGCGTTCCTGCTGAAGGGAGAGAAGCGCTACGAGTCTGGGCTCACCTTCCTGGTGTCGTACGTCTTCTCGAAGGCCTTCACGCTGCGCTCGGATCAGGCGAACGCCGGCGGCGGCCAGGCGATGAACCACTTCAATCGGGATGCGGAGAAGGGACTCTCGGCGTTTGACCAGACGCATGTCATCAAGCTGAATTACAGCTACGAGCTGCCGTTCGGCGCCGACAAGCGGTTCTTACGCGAAGGGCTACTTTCGACAATCGTGGGCGGGTGGCGCATTGCGGGCGTGCACGCCTACGCTTCCGGGTACCCACTCGGCGTGTTCCCGGGCTACGGCTTACCACTCTCCGCCGGGGGCAACCGCATTACCGTGCTCGACTACGACGATTGGCGCGCGTCGACCCAAGGCGACGAGTTCGATCCGCTGGTCGATCTCTGGTGGGATCCGGCCAAGTTCCGCCGCGATCCGGTGGTCTCGGTCGACGAGCTCGAGGGATACAAGGGCGGCGTGCTGCTCGCCGACTTCGGCAACGCCACCGTGCGAAACCCCAACGAGCGCGGGCCCTGGTTCCTCAACGAGAACATCTCCATCGCGCGCACGTTCGGTATCGGCCGTACGTCGCTCGAGATGCGGCTCGAGGTGTTCAACCTCTTCAACCGCGTGATCTGGGGCGGCCCCGACTCCACGATCACAAGCAGCAACTTCGGCCAGGTGACGACGCTGGCGAACAGCCCGCGCCAGGTGCAGCTTGGCGTGCGGTACGAGTTCTGAAAAAGGAACCGGGTACCTTTTCGGGCCCGAAAGGTACCCGGTTCCTTTTCTTACGGCCGGATAATCGTGCCATCGCGGCGGCGGGTGGTGCCCCAGTTGTACTCAAAGTTCGGCGGACCGGCCGGGAACGGGAACTTCGCCGCGAGCTTCTCGTCCACGTCGACGCCGTGTCCCGGCGTGTCGCTCGCGAGCATGTAGCCATCCTTCTGCACCGGCGCGCCGCGGAACACCTCGCGCGTTTCGGGCGGAAAGTTGCCGCCCTCATGGATGCCGAAGTTGTGCGTCGACAGCTCCAGGGCGAGCTGTGCCGCATGCGCGACCGGCGACGCATCGCCGGGGCCATGCCACGCTGTCCGCACCCCGAAGAACTCCGAGAGCGCCGCCACCTTGCGCGCAGGCGAGAGGCCGCCAATCTGTGAGATGTGGATGCGGATGAAATCGATGAGGCGATTCGAGATGAGCGGCAGGTATTCCTGAACGGTGTTGAAGAGCTCGCCCATCGCAATCGGGATGCTCGTGTGCTGCCGGAGCTGCTGGAACCATGCGTTGTCCTCGGGCGGAAACGGATCTTCCAGGAAGAAGAGTCGATAGGGCTCGAGCGCCTTGCAGAGGTTGATGGCCTCGTTCAGTTGGATACGCTCGTGCACGTCGTGGAGCAGCTCCACCTCGTCGCCGACCTTGCCGCGGATGTGCTCGAACAGCTTCGGGAGCATGCGCACGTAGGGGGCCGACTCCCAGACGCGCTGCGGGTTCATCGGGCCGATGGCTTCCCCCGCCGGCCCCCCTGTGCGCTTCTGTGCGCCGGCGCTCCGGGCACCATAAGTGGCCAGGCCTGGGACGCCGCCCTGGATGCGCACGTGGCGGAAGCCGAGCGACATCCCCTTGCGAACGTTGTCCTCCACTTCTTGGAAATCGCCGCCGCTCGCGTGGTAGTAACAGTCCGCGCCATGCCGCACCTTGCCGCCAAGCAGCTGATAGAGCGGCAGGTTTGCCCGTTTGCCGAGGATGTCCCAGAGAGCGATGTCCACGCCGCTCATGGCATTGAACAGCACCGGGCCATTGCGCCAGTACGAGCTCACGTACGACGCCTGATGGATGTCTTCGATTTCGTCGACCCGCCTGCCGACGAGGAACGGCTTCAGGTAATCGTCGATGGCCGTCTTGACGACGAGCGCGCGCTGGGTGAAGGTGGCGCAGCCCCAGCCGTACAGGCCGGGCTCGCTCGTCAGCACCTTCACGACAACGAGGCGGATGCGGTTTGGGGCGGTCAGGATCGTCTGGATGTCGGTGATCGTCGGTGTGGGCATTCCCCGCAGCGAGGTGGCCTCCTCCTGGGCCCAGACCTCGGCAAGCGGCGAGCGGGCGGCCATGAGGCCCGCGCCCGTCAGGGTAGTGGCAGTGAGTCTTCGCAAGGCTTCGCGACGCTGCATGCTGGCCCTCCTTCACGAACGCGCTGCGTGACGCCACGCCGCGAGACGTTCGTCTCTGCATTCAGGACGGGCGCAGTGTATCAGGAGCCCATCGCGAATGAGAACCGGCGACGGTATACTCGATGTTTGGGAAACGCTGCGAAGTACAAAGAGAGCGGAGATGCAGCAGCGCTTGCGGAGACTACCGATCACTTCCGCCAGCGATATCAAGAAACGAGTTGGGCCAAGAAAGCTTCCATCTGGGGTGGGACATGAGCAGTGGCTAGCCGCGCATCGTGTCGACTGAGCGC
Proteins encoded in this window:
- a CDS encoding starvation-sensing protein RspA — protein: MQRREALRRLTATTLTGAGLMAARSPLAEVWAQEEATSLRGMPTPTITDIQTILTAPNRIRLVVVKVLTSEPGLYGWGCATFTQRALVVKTAIDDYLKPFLVGRRVDEIEDIHQASYVSSYWRNGPVLFNAMSGVDIALWDILGKRANLPLYQLLGGKVRHGADCYYHASGGDFQEVEDNVRKGMSLGFRHVRIQGGVPGLATYGARSAGAQKRTGGPAGEAIGPMNPQRVWESAPYVRMLPKLFEHIRGKVGDEVELLHDVHERIQLNEAINLCKALEPYRLFFLEDPFPPEDNAWFQQLRQHTSIPIAMGELFNTVQEYLPLISNRLIDFIRIHISQIGGLSPARKVAALSEFFGVRTAWHGPGDASPVAHAAQLALELSTHNFGIHEGGNFPPETREVFRGAPVQKDGYMLASDTPGHGVDVDEKLAAKFPFPAGPPNFEYNWGTTRRRDGTIIRP